One region of Manis pentadactyla isolate mManPen7 chromosome 9, mManPen7.hap1, whole genome shotgun sequence genomic DNA includes:
- the LOC118915683 gene encoding follitropin subunit beta-like, translating into MKSVQFCFLFCCWKAMCCSSCELTNMAITWRKECGFCTSINTIWCMGCYTWDLVYKDPAGPNIQKTCDFKELVYNIVKVPSCAHHAESLYTYPVATERHHGKCDSASSDCTV; encoded by the exons ATGAAGTCAGTgcagttttgtttccttttctgttgCTGGAAAGCAATGTGCTGCAGTAGCTGTGAGCTGACCAACATGGCCATCACATGGAGAAAGGAATGTGGCTTCTGCACAAGTATCAACACCATCTGGTGCATGGGCTGCTACACCTGGG ATCTGGTATACAAGGATCCAGCTGGGCCCAACATCCAGAAAACATGTGACTTCAAGGAGctggtatacaacatagtgaaagTGCCTAGCTGTGCTCACCATGCAGAATCCCTGTATACATACCCAGTAGCCACTGAACGTCACCATGGCAAGTGTGACAGTGCCAGCAGTGACTGTACCGTGTGA